In a single window of the Phaeobacter sp. G2 genome:
- a CDS encoding GNAT family N-acetyltransferase — protein MVAPLNPYHGEPKIQALQKARDKQVAELFDLPGAVVHARTFSTDDPAALGWDYLRRIMSEEGLVTLRGADAVTIETAKSELINFDPKLHYWDLFVANAQTIKDICGKIFDVALPEGVTRLGDEELTPQKAREIQTFLADQGVSPFSTDALLGKLFPARLIALQNAEEKIVAAGFAAMTHNRHSPFHKSAWVGLIAVDLALRGLGLGKYMDALCNLVAIDELGAISTMEFVAQDNAPSRAMLESCGLRQAEGMWVVMFSTSTDRITK, from the coding sequence ATGGTTGCTCCCCTCAATCCATATCATGGCGAACCCAAGATCCAGGCACTTCAAAAAGCCAGAGACAAGCAGGTCGCCGAACTCTTCGACCTGCCTGGCGCAGTGGTTCACGCCCGCACCTTTTCGACCGACGATCCCGCTGCGTTGGGCTGGGATTACCTGCGAAGGATCATGTCCGAAGAAGGCCTAGTGACATTGCGAGGTGCCGACGCGGTGACCATTGAAACTGCTAAATCGGAACTGATCAACTTTGACCCCAAACTGCATTATTGGGACCTTTTCGTGGCGAACGCCCAGACCATTAAGGACATCTGCGGAAAAATCTTTGACGTAGCGCTCCCCGAAGGTGTGACACGTTTGGGTGACGAAGAGTTGACGCCGCAAAAGGCCCGCGAAATCCAAACATTCCTTGCGGATCAAGGTGTCTCCCCGTTCTCGACGGATGCCCTTCTAGGCAAGCTCTTTCCAGCGAGGTTGATTGCCTTGCAAAACGCCGAAGAGAAAATTGTCGCGGCCGGTTTCGCGGCCATGACGCACAACCGACACAGCCCGTTTCATAAATCAGCGTGGGTAGGCCTCATCGCAGTCGACCTTGCTCTGCGCGGTCTGGGACTTGGCAAATACATGGACGCGCTCTGCAACCTCGTTGCCATTGATGAACTAGGTGCGATATCCACAATGGAGTTTGTCGCACAAGACAATGCTCCGTCGCGCGCAATGCTGGAAAGTTGCGGCTTGAGGCAGGCAGAAGGAATGTGGGTTGTGATGTTTTCAACATCCACTGACCGCATCACTAAATAG
- a CDS encoding DUF1330 domain-containing protein, which translates to MRAFVIGQMQINSRDWMDEYFSKIPDVVALHQGQFLVRGGDPECLEGDNALPDAAFIIEFPDRSFAKDFWGSKEFQALAVLRRTGSTLNAILVDKLA; encoded by the coding sequence ATGAGAGCATTCGTAATCGGACAGATGCAGATCAACAGTCGCGACTGGATGGATGAGTATTTTTCGAAGATCCCCGATGTTGTCGCGCTACATCAAGGGCAGTTTCTGGTGCGGGGCGGCGATCCCGAGTGCCTTGAAGGCGACAACGCGCTTCCTGACGCTGCCTTCATAATCGAGTTTCCGGACCGCAGTTTCGCGAAGGACTTCTGGGGATCGAAGGAGTTCCAGGCGCTTGCGGTCTTGCGCCGAACCGGATCGACGCTCAACGCGATTTTGGTCGACAAACTAGCGTAG
- a CDS encoding methyl-accepting chemotaxis protein, giving the protein MTKQPKQTAKRRRHPLSSIRAKIILILLSMAATSAACGFAVFFAFERIAGDMDSLAQNKLPQMEQSSQLMGAASTTKDAMVAVMLAETPDSLDVAAGSVREAVAQLKTAVGQLPEALGSEFAEDVVAVETALAASISARSTAFKNSAWVVTQTSELQENSSILQGTLVQIADDAYFNLTLGGEDTMSSIEATLMDLVETKFATLQTLLEARAEVNLLSGVALAIGRAQDSGLVSILADLAKASDARLSDALDSLETNAADIIAVAELRSAKDALQQAIAQGNSQSSAMRQDVLSARQSSDAILASAVDDMVFELTLSADDVSTGNRDAIQSLLDNEVGFLNTLLEINTWISSFQVAALDVVTSPGVDETRLAAKALERAAEALGGYMDFNDGILSESLTAMTALADPDQGLAAFRIASISADATATVEAKSTAKAVLQIAGRASLLGSESQGEIEVMAGEISSEVGTAKANLEYLLMFSGGLLVAALLLTQWLVQRPLNAISQTTERLADGDLSPIAGFDKASDEIYRIAQALTIFRNGLVEKQELAKTAEAERAAHQAHQAAAVTAIGDGLSHLAKGDLTYRIKEELTDGYAQLRADFNSTAETLCNTVVEVVAVSTSIRNGASEISQASDDLSRRTESQAATLEETAAALDELTASVRSAAEGARSAEATTQEAKSEATDSGAIVERAMVAMQDIETSSTQIAQIIGVIDDIAFQTNLLALNAGVEAARAGDAGRGFAVVASEVRGLSQRTATAAREITGLIGKSSQQVNSGVELVGGAGEALQSIVDRVSNISRLVSEIADGATEQATGLNETNIGITELDKVTQQNAAMVEESTAASHLLRSDAGKLSELVAHFNVSIDLAGEDEGAAQDWDVANDHEGAAVLYG; this is encoded by the coding sequence ATGACGAAGCAGCCAAAACAAACAGCCAAACGTCGCCGCCATCCCCTGTCCAGCATCAGGGCAAAGATCATCCTGATTCTTCTGTCTATGGCCGCAACGTCAGCAGCATGCGGGTTTGCCGTTTTCTTTGCTTTTGAACGCATTGCCGGAGATATGGACAGTCTCGCCCAGAACAAGCTCCCGCAAATGGAACAAAGCAGCCAGCTCATGGGGGCTGCCAGCACCACAAAAGATGCGATGGTCGCGGTGATGCTTGCAGAAACCCCTGATTCCCTGGATGTGGCGGCAGGCTCGGTGCGCGAGGCGGTTGCACAGTTGAAAACCGCAGTTGGCCAGCTCCCTGAGGCGCTAGGTTCTGAATTTGCGGAAGATGTTGTCGCCGTTGAAACCGCTCTGGCAGCTTCGATTTCGGCCCGTTCGACCGCTTTTAAAAACTCGGCATGGGTTGTGACCCAAACCAGCGAACTCCAAGAGAACAGCAGTATCCTGCAGGGAACTTTGGTGCAGATCGCGGATGATGCTTATTTCAATCTGACACTTGGCGGCGAAGATACCATGTCGTCAATCGAGGCCACCTTGATGGATCTGGTCGAAACAAAATTCGCAACCCTGCAAACACTTCTAGAAGCCCGTGCCGAGGTCAACCTTTTGTCCGGTGTCGCACTGGCCATTGGTCGCGCCCAGGACAGCGGCCTGGTTTCTATCCTGGCGGATTTGGCAAAGGCGTCCGATGCTCGTTTGTCGGATGCTTTGGACAGTCTTGAAACCAACGCAGCCGATATAATCGCGGTTGCCGAGTTGCGCAGTGCGAAGGATGCGCTGCAGCAGGCGATTGCGCAGGGCAACTCTCAAAGCTCTGCAATGCGGCAAGACGTTCTCTCGGCCCGCCAGTCCAGCGATGCGATCCTTGCGTCAGCTGTGGATGACATGGTTTTTGAGCTTACTCTTTCAGCCGATGACGTCAGTACCGGAAACCGAGATGCAATCCAAAGCCTGCTCGACAATGAGGTCGGGTTTTTGAACACGCTGTTGGAAATCAACACTTGGATCAGCAGCTTTCAGGTCGCGGCTTTGGATGTGGTGACATCCCCGGGAGTTGATGAAACGCGCCTGGCTGCAAAAGCTTTGGAACGGGCTGCCGAAGCTCTTGGGGGGTATATGGATTTCAATGATGGAATTCTGTCGGAATCCTTGACGGCGATGACAGCATTGGCAGATCCGGATCAGGGGCTTGCCGCCTTTCGGATTGCTTCTATTTCTGCAGATGCGACGGCCACAGTTGAAGCGAAGTCCACTGCAAAGGCTGTGCTGCAAATTGCAGGACGCGCCTCATTGCTTGGGTCGGAAAGTCAGGGCGAAATCGAGGTCATGGCCGGGGAAATTTCCTCCGAAGTCGGGACTGCAAAAGCAAACCTTGAATATCTCTTGATGTTCTCTGGTGGACTTCTGGTCGCAGCGCTTCTGCTGACACAATGGCTGGTTCAGCGCCCTCTGAATGCCATCAGCCAAACAACGGAACGTTTGGCCGATGGCGATCTCAGCCCGATTGCGGGTTTCGACAAGGCCAGTGATGAGATCTACAGAATTGCTCAAGCTTTGACGATCTTTCGCAACGGCCTGGTTGAAAAACAAGAACTGGCCAAGACTGCCGAAGCAGAAAGGGCGGCCCATCAGGCGCATCAAGCCGCAGCGGTCACTGCTATCGGTGACGGGCTGTCGCATCTGGCAAAGGGCGATTTGACCTACCGGATAAAAGAGGAACTGACAGATGGCTATGCCCAGCTGAGGGCCGATTTCAACAGCACCGCCGAAACACTTTGCAACACAGTTGTCGAAGTGGTCGCTGTATCCACCTCAATTCGCAACGGAGCCTCTGAAATCAGTCAGGCGTCGGATGATCTGTCACGCCGAACAGAAAGCCAGGCCGCGACCCTGGAGGAAACTGCGGCTGCCCTGGACGAGCTGACAGCCAGTGTGCGCTCGGCCGCCGAAGGTGCCCGTTCGGCAGAAGCAACAACACAGGAAGCGAAATCAGAAGCAACAGATAGCGGTGCCATCGTGGAGCGGGCTATGGTTGCCATGCAGGACATCGAGACGAGCTCGACTCAGATTGCTCAGATCATCGGGGTGATTGATGATATTGCATTCCAGACCAATCTATTGGCTCTGAATGCGGGTGTTGAAGCTGCTCGTGCAGGTGACGCCGGCCGTGGCTTCGCTGTGGTAGCCTCCGAGGTCCGCGGCCTTTCTCAACGTACAGCGACAGCGGCCCGGGAAATCACCGGTCTGATTGGCAAAAGCTCTCAACAGGTGAACTCCGGTGTTGAGTTGGTCGGCGGAGCAGGGGAGGCCCTGCAATCCATCGTCGACCGGGTAAGCAATATTTCTCGCCTGGTTTCGGAAATCGCTGACGGCGCCACAGAGCAGGCAACTGGACTGAATGAAACAAATATTGGCATTACTGAACTGGACAAGGTCACACAGCAGAATGCAGCCATGGTAGAAGAATCCACAGCAGCGAGCCATTTGCTAAGAAGTGATGCGGGGAAATTGTCAGAGCTGGTGGCACATTTTAACGTTTCAATCGACTTGGCTGGCGAAGACGAAGGCGCTGCCCAGGACTGGGACGTGGCAAACGATCATGAGGGCGCAGCAGTCCTTTATGGCTGA
- a CDS encoding ABC transporter substrate-binding protein has protein sequence MSFNKSILAAAALAALPMLTSAEEGVTSTSVAFAQVAALEGPAAALGQGMRLGMQAAFEEANAAGGVHGRTITLDSMNDNYEPDRSVALVKSVVADNNHLGLIGAVGTPTASATQPIATEANMPFVGPFTGAGFLRDASLGNVFNVRATYFAETEAWIEYLVDQQGMKSIALLYQDDGFGRVGLAGVTAALERRGMTLVAEGTYTRNTTAVKKALLTIKKAKPDAVVMVGAYKPVAEFIKLSRRLKFNPTFVNISFVGSDALAQELGDAGEDVIISQVVPFPWDTDVPAVAQYQAALKTVAPDANPGFVTLEGYLTGRLALAALDAAGADLTRQSYLEALGGLQTLDFGGVTMTFGPDDNQGMDSVFLTRITKDGGFEQVTSGGAS, from the coding sequence ATGTCTTTCAACAAGTCTATCTTGGCTGCTGCGGCTTTAGCAGCGCTACCTATGTTAACGAGTGCAGAAGAAGGCGTGACCAGTACTTCTGTTGCTTTTGCCCAAGTCGCGGCCCTTGAAGGTCCTGCGGCGGCACTGGGCCAGGGCATGCGTCTTGGCATGCAGGCGGCGTTCGAAGAAGCCAATGCTGCTGGCGGTGTTCATGGCCGTACAATTACTCTGGACAGCATGAATGACAACTACGAGCCCGATCGCTCGGTTGCGCTGGTGAAGTCGGTTGTTGCAGACAACAATCACCTGGGCCTGATCGGCGCAGTTGGAACGCCAACAGCCTCAGCGACCCAGCCAATCGCGACCGAAGCGAATATGCCTTTTGTTGGTCCCTTTACTGGCGCTGGCTTTCTGCGGGATGCGAGCCTTGGCAACGTCTTCAATGTGCGCGCGACCTATTTTGCTGAAACCGAGGCTTGGATTGAGTATCTGGTTGACCAACAGGGCATGAAATCCATTGCCTTGCTGTACCAAGACGACGGGTTTGGTCGTGTTGGCCTGGCCGGGGTTACCGCTGCGCTGGAACGCCGTGGCATGACTTTGGTTGCCGAGGGCACCTATACGCGTAACACCACTGCGGTGAAAAAGGCGCTCCTGACCATCAAAAAGGCCAAGCCGGATGCGGTGGTCATGGTTGGCGCCTACAAACCGGTTGCCGAGTTCATCAAATTGTCTCGCCGTCTCAAGTTCAACCCAACCTTTGTAAATATCTCATTTGTTGGCTCCGATGCGCTGGCGCAAGAGCTGGGTGACGCCGGTGAAGATGTGATCATCAGCCAGGTTGTGCCTTTCCCATGGGATACAGACGTACCAGCCGTTGCACAGTACCAAGCGGCCTTGAAAACCGTCGCCCCTGACGCCAACCCTGGTTTTGTTACGCTTGAGGGCTATCTGACCGGTCGCCTCGCATTGGCCGCCCTGGACGCCGCGGGTGCGGATCTGACGCGGCAATCCTATCTGGAGGCTCTTGGCGGACTGCAAACGCTCGATTTTGGCGGCGTGACCATGACCTTTGGCCCGGACGACAACCAGGGCATGGACAGTGTCTTTTTAACCAGAATCACCAAAGATGGCGGTTTTGAGCAAGTCACTTCCGGCGGAGCGTCCTGA
- a CDS encoding Lrp/AsnC family transcriptional regulator has product MDFSDLDLFDRKILNVLAEDGRISIADLARRIGLSKSPTQARLRRLESAGVITGYRALIDPIRLGLDHVAFVEVKLDDTREAALSKFNAAVVKLPEIEQAHMMASHFDYLLKVRTRSMSAYRQVLGEKISSLPHVASTSTYVAMQAVKEDAVMAPV; this is encoded by the coding sequence ATGGATTTTTCAGACCTTGATCTCTTTGATCGAAAGATTCTCAACGTATTGGCTGAGGATGGGCGAATTTCCATTGCCGATCTGGCCCGACGCATTGGGTTGTCGAAATCTCCGACCCAGGCACGGCTACGCCGACTGGAGAGCGCCGGGGTCATCACCGGATATCGTGCCCTGATTGATCCGATCCGTTTGGGACTGGATCACGTGGCCTTTGTGGAGGTCAAATTGGATGATACCCGCGAAGCAGCCCTGTCCAAGTTCAACGCGGCCGTGGTGAAGCTTCCGGAAATTGAGCAGGCTCATATGATGGCGTCGCATTTTGACTACCTTCTTAAGGTGCGCACGCGGTCAATGTCTGCCTACCGGCAGGTGTTGGGGGAAAAAATCTCCTCCCTGCCGCACGTGGCATCTACGTCGACCTATGTTGCGATGCAGGCGGTCAAGGAAGATGCGGTCATGGCCCCGGTCTGA
- the putA gene encoding bifunctional proline dehydrogenase/L-glutamate gamma-semialdehyde dehydrogenase PutA — MTQHSKLRDRIDAGTYVDQQKMFAQLCTTAALDAADRAAICAKAATLVRDIRGHSNPGLMEVFLAEYGLSTDEGVALMCLAEALLRVPDAETIDALIEDKIAPSDWGKHLGRSSSSLVNASTWALMLTGRVLDEDRSPVGALRGAIKRLGEPVIRTAVGRAMKEMGRQFVLGENIEAAMKRAAGMESKGYTYSYDMLGEAARTEADAARYHLAYSKAISAIAAGCTEDDIRKNPGISIKLSALHPRYELAQEARVMEELVPRIKALALLAKSAKMGLNIDAEEADRLSLSLEVIEAVVSDPSLAGWEGFGVVVQAYGPRTGLAIDALYEMAEKYDRRFMVRLVKGAYWDTEIKLAQVEGVDGFPVFTNKALTDVSYIANARKLLQMTDRIYPQFATHNAHTVSAILHMADDAEAYEFQRLHGMGETLHNMVLEQNQTRCRIYAPVGAHSDLLAYLVRRLLENGANSSFVNQIVDEDVAPEVVAADPFVEAADCANKIPTGPELYAPERPNSKGFDLGHAPTLARIEQARAPWHTHSWQAAPLIAGDAAPEAAEDVINPSDLTAVGQVTPASAADVEQALAAAQPWDAPAAERAAALNKAADLYEENFGELFAILAREAGKSIPDAVAELREAVDFMRYYAANIPEAAPAGVFTCISPWNFPLAIFSGQISAGLACGNAVLAKPAEQTPLIAHRAISLMHEAGVPRSALQLLPGQGSKIGAALTGDARVDGVAFTGSTATAMRIRSTMAETLRPGAPLIAETGGLNAMIVDSTALPEQAVQSIIESAFQSAGQRCSALRCLYLQDDVADGVLTMLKGAMDVLNLGDPWHLNVDSGPVIDAGARAGILAHIDQARAEGRVLKEMSTPQAGTFVGPTLISVTGIGDLEQEIFGPVLHVARFKSQDLDKVINDINATGYGLTFGLHTRIDDRVQHVCDRIHAGNIYVNRNQIGAIVGSQPFGGEGLSGTGPKAGGPNYLARFCAPDRQTSAETWGTTTADLPGETGVPGRPITTSLPGPTGESNRLTTSARPPLLCMGPGATAAAAQAKEVIGMGGTAIEAHGMFDLHRLEFIQGIAGVLWWGDEDTGREIERTLAKRQGPILPLIPGHPDRARVLAERHVCVDTTAAGGNAALLGGES, encoded by the coding sequence ATGACCCAGCACAGCAAACTGCGTGACCGGATTGATGCCGGAACCTATGTCGACCAACAAAAGATGTTCGCCCAGCTGTGCACGACCGCAGCGCTGGATGCGGCGGACCGCGCGGCGATCTGCGCCAAGGCGGCCACATTGGTGCGCGACATCCGGGGCCATTCCAATCCGGGCCTGATGGAAGTTTTCCTGGCGGAATACGGCCTCTCCACCGACGAAGGCGTCGCCTTGATGTGCCTTGCAGAGGCCCTGTTGCGGGTGCCGGATGCGGAAACCATTGATGCGCTGATCGAAGATAAGATCGCGCCCTCTGATTGGGGCAAACACCTGGGTCGCTCCTCCTCGTCTTTGGTCAATGCCTCGACCTGGGCCTTGATGCTGACCGGGCGGGTGCTGGATGAGGACCGCAGCCCCGTAGGCGCGTTGCGCGGCGCAATCAAACGTCTGGGCGAGCCAGTGATCCGCACTGCCGTAGGCCGCGCAATGAAGGAAATGGGCCGTCAGTTTGTGCTGGGGGAAAACATTGAAGCGGCCATGAAGCGGGCCGCCGGGATGGAGTCCAAGGGCTATACCTACTCCTACGACATGCTGGGGGAAGCCGCCCGTACCGAAGCCGATGCCGCGCGCTATCACCTGGCTTATTCCAAGGCGATCTCGGCAATTGCGGCAGGCTGCACCGAGGATGACATCCGCAAAAACCCCGGCATTTCGATCAAGCTCTCAGCCTTGCACCCGCGCTATGAACTGGCCCAGGAAGCCCGCGTCATGGAAGAGCTGGTGCCACGCATCAAGGCGCTGGCGCTGCTGGCGAAATCCGCAAAGATGGGCCTCAACATAGACGCCGAAGAGGCCGACCGCCTGTCGCTGTCACTGGAAGTGATCGAAGCCGTGGTCTCGGATCCATCGCTGGCCGGTTGGGAAGGCTTTGGCGTTGTGGTCCAGGCCTATGGGCCACGCACCGGCCTGGCGATTGACGCGCTCTATGAGATGGCCGAAAAATACGACCGCCGCTTTATGGTGCGTCTGGTCAAGGGCGCCTATTGGGACACTGAGATCAAGCTGGCGCAGGTCGAAGGCGTCGATGGCTTTCCGGTCTTCACCAACAAGGCCTTGACCGATGTTTCCTATATCGCCAATGCCCGCAAACTGTTGCAGATGACCGACCGGATCTATCCGCAGTTTGCCACCCACAATGCCCATACCGTCAGCGCAATCCTGCATATGGCCGACGATGCCGAGGCCTATGAATTCCAGCGCCTGCATGGCATGGGCGAAACCCTGCACAACATGGTGCTGGAGCAAAACCAGACCCGTTGCCGCATCTATGCGCCTGTTGGCGCCCATAGTGACCTGTTGGCCTATCTGGTGCGTCGCCTGCTGGAAAACGGCGCCAACAGCTCGTTTGTCAATCAGATCGTTGACGAAGATGTGGCCCCCGAAGTGGTCGCCGCCGACCCCTTTGTCGAGGCTGCGGATTGCGCCAATAAAATCCCAACCGGGCCAGAGCTTTATGCCCCGGAACGACCCAATTCCAAAGGCTTTGACCTGGGCCACGCGCCCACCCTTGCCCGGATTGAGCAGGCCCGCGCCCCCTGGCACACACACAGCTGGCAAGCGGCGCCGCTGATTGCCGGTGATGCTGCCCCCGAGGCGGCTGAGGATGTCATCAACCCCTCTGATCTGACCGCCGTCGGGCAGGTTACCCCCGCCAGTGCGGCGGATGTGGAACAGGCACTCGCTGCCGCGCAGCCCTGGGATGCCCCTGCGGCTGAGCGGGCTGCGGCGCTGAACAAGGCGGCGGATCTGTATGAAGAAAACTTTGGCGAGCTTTTTGCCATTCTGGCGCGCGAAGCCGGCAAGAGCATTCCAGACGCGGTGGCTGAGCTGCGCGAAGCGGTGGATTTCATGCGCTACTACGCCGCAAACATCCCCGAAGCAGCCCCTGCCGGTGTGTTCACCTGTATCTCACCCTGGAACTTTCCGCTGGCGATTTTCTCGGGGCAGATTTCTGCAGGGCTGGCCTGTGGCAACGCGGTGCTGGCGAAACCAGCAGAACAGACGCCGCTGATTGCCCATCGCGCCATTTCGCTGATGCACGAGGCCGGTGTGCCGCGCAGCGCCCTGCAATTGCTGCCAGGGCAAGGTTCAAAAATTGGTGCCGCCCTGACGGGGGATGCCCGCGTGGATGGCGTTGCCTTTACCGGCTCCACCGCCACCGCCATGCGGATCCGCAGCACCATGGCCGAGACCCTGCGCCCTGGCGCGCCTTTGATCGCCGAAACCGGGGGGCTAAATGCAATGATCGTCGACAGCACCGCCCTGCCCGAACAGGCCGTTCAGTCGATAATTGAAAGCGCCTTTCAATCCGCAGGCCAGCGCTGTTCCGCGCTGCGCTGTCTCTATCTACAGGACGATGTTGCCGACGGTGTGCTGACCATGCTCAAAGGCGCGATGGATGTGCTGAACCTTGGCGATCCCTGGCACCTGAATGTCGACAGCGGTCCGGTGATTGATGCCGGTGCCCGTGCGGGCATTCTGGCCCATATCGATCAGGCCCGTGCAGAAGGCCGGGTGTTGAAGGAGATGAGCACGCCGCAGGCCGGCACCTTTGTCGGGCCGACCCTGATTTCGGTCACGGGCATCGGCGATCTGGAGCAAGAGATCTTCGGCCCGGTTCTGCATGTGGCCCGTTTTAAATCTCAGGATCTGGACAAGGTCATCAACGACATCAATGCCACCGGATATGGGCTGACCTTTGGCTTGCACACCCGCATTGATGACCGGGTTCAGCATGTCTGTGACCGCATTCACGCGGGCAACATCTATGTGAACCGCAACCAGATTGGCGCCATTGTCGGCAGCCAACCCTTTGGCGGCGAGGGCCTGTCCGGCACCGGCCCCAAGGCAGGGGGGCCGAACTATCTGGCCCGCTTCTGCGCGCCAGACCGCCAGACCAGCGCCGAGACCTGGGGGACAACCACCGCAGATCTGCCCGGTGAGACTGGCGTTCCTGGCCGTCCCATCACTACCTCGCTGCCCGGGCCGACGGGGGAGTCCAACCGGCTGACCACCTCGGCCCGCCCGCCACTGCTGTGCATGGGGCCCGGTGCCACCGCCGCAGCGGCCCAGGCCAAAGAGGTCATCGGCATGGGCGGTACCGCCATTGAGGCCCACGGCATGTTTGATCTACATCGGCTGGAGTTCATCCAGGGTATTGCAGGCGTGCTGTGGTGGGGCGATGAAGACACCGGCCGCGAGATTGAGCGCACCCTGGCCAAACGCCAGGGGCCAATCCTGCCGCTGATCCCCGGCCACCCTGATCGCGCCCGGGTTCTGGCAGAGCGCCACGTCTGCGTCGACACCACCGCCGCAGGTGGTAATGCGGCCCTGTTGGGCGGCGAAAGTTAA
- a CDS encoding rhomboid family intramembrane serine protease has translation MFPLRDHNPSNCTPYVVYTLMAANILAFVMYSGLSADPRALMQFYQAYAIIPAQIVGGENSSTLLTSVFIHGGLMHLGGNMLFLWIFGDNLEDEMGHLPFLAFYLACGVGAGLIHVLAAPTSQVPTIGASGAIAGVMGGYLLLFPKARVDILLILIVFFRVITVPAALMLGLWLALQIFGGFGSNPDEGGVAYWAHAGGFAVGLVLVLPLWLRRGGPKYWERTAGSPPNPKTEYTYSVTRVPRLPRKKKNPNRTHPGPWGK, from the coding sequence ATGTTCCCACTGCGTGACCACAACCCATCGAACTGCACCCCCTATGTGGTTTATACCCTGATGGCGGCCAATATTCTGGCCTTTGTGATGTATTCGGGGCTCAGCGCCGACCCGCGTGCGCTGATGCAGTTCTATCAGGCCTATGCGATCATCCCCGCCCAGATTGTAGGTGGTGAGAACTCTTCCACCCTGCTCACATCGGTCTTCATCCATGGCGGGTTGATGCATCTGGGCGGCAATATGCTGTTTCTCTGGATCTTTGGCGACAACTTGGAGGATGAGATGGGGCATTTGCCCTTTCTCGCCTTCTACCTTGCCTGTGGCGTTGGCGCCGGGCTGATCCATGTCCTGGCGGCCCCGACCTCGCAGGTGCCCACCATCGGAGCCTCTGGTGCCATTGCAGGGGTCATGGGCGGCTATTTGCTGCTGTTTCCCAAGGCGCGCGTCGATATACTGCTGATCCTGATCGTGTTTTTCCGCGTTATCACGGTGCCGGCCGCGCTGATGCTGGGGCTTTGGCTAGCCTTGCAGATCTTTGGTGGCTTTGGCTCGAACCCTGATGAGGGCGGTGTCGCCTATTGGGCCCATGCAGGTGGCTTTGCGGTGGGTCTGGTGCTGGTGCTTCCCCTTTGGCTGCGCCGCGGCGGTCCAAAGTATTGGGAACGAACAGCGGGGTCACCACCGAACCCCAAGACCGAATACACCTATAGTGTCACCCGCGTGCCGCGCCTGCCGCGCAAAAAGAAAAACCCAAACCGAACACATCCCGGCCCCTGGGGGAAATGA
- a CDS encoding GFA family protein, with translation MKESQVVTLTARCHCGAVVLSAEFPQGLASAARCDCSYCSRRGAAAVTALTSTLKVHKGDKNLRLYTWGTGTAKHYFCKTCGIYTHHQRRSDPNECGVNLGCIDGANPRTHAQSHGEIPWNDGVNHPADQQA, from the coding sequence ATGAAGGAGAGCCAAGTGGTTACACTCACCGCACGCTGCCATTGTGGCGCAGTCGTTTTGAGCGCCGAATTCCCGCAGGGGCTTGCCTCTGCCGCCCGTTGTGACTGTTCCTATTGCAGCCGTCGGGGCGCTGCCGCGGTAACGGCGCTGACCAGTACGCTAAAGGTGCACAAAGGCGACAAAAACCTGAGACTCTACACCTGGGGCACCGGAACGGCCAAGCACTACTTCTGCAAGACCTGCGGCATCTACACCCATCATCAACGCCGCTCTGATCCGAATGAATGCGGGGTCAACCTGGGCTGCATCGACGGGGCCAATCCCAGAACCCATGCGCAGAGCCATGGCGAAATTCCCTGGAATGACGGGGTAAACCACCCTGCGGATCAGCAGGCCTGA